In the Oscillospiraceae bacterium genome, AGCGGATGCAGTCCGGGGCGATAGAATCGCGGAAGTCCTGCCCCAGTTTGGCGCAATTATCAAAGTCGAAGTTAAAACGACCCTCCTCGGAAATGCGGAAAAACTTGTGCAGTACCTCCAGCCGTGCGCGGTTGTCCAGCGGCGTGACGGCACATTCCAAGGCGGAAAATGCAGACAGCAAATGCCCCTGCACCTGTACAAAGCGTTCGCGGGCCTCTTTTACACCGGGTTTGTTCGTGGACACGATGATGTATTTATGCTGCACCACATTTCCATTTTCGCGGGCGTTGGCCTTGATTTGGCGGTTACGCTCGGCGCGGAGGGCATCAAAGCCGTCGTTCTCGCGGTGGTACAGCACATCACGGGCAAAGGCTTTTTCATCCATGCGCTGGCTGACGATGCAGACTTGCATCCAGCAGTCAGCGGGGATGCCCGCGTAGACCGTGCCAAGCTGCGTTAGAATATTCTGCTTGGCCGCGTCACTCTGCATGGCGTAGTTGATGTCGCTGATTTGCCACATCAAGCTGAACACATTTTCCGATTGCCAAACACCGTCTGCATAGATTCTGTCGATGGGGATGCTCTGCTGCACGGAACGGGGCATTTTATAGCTGCTGCGTGTTTTTCGCGTAGATGCGTACTCACTTAATCTCAATGTTTATCACCTTTTTTCTTTTTGCAATATTTGTTTTCGGTTTTCCACAACCGCCAGTCGTTACGGATAATTGTGCTGTCTATTACAACAAGCAGGAATTTTTCAAAGGTCAGACAGTCATAAGTAAAAAATCCTGCTGCTGCAATCGGCGCAGCGGCCACAATGCAGATCCAGCCCGCCGTTTCATGACCCAACAGCGGGGTTAGCCCCAAATAGACCGCAACTGCCACGGCAATGGCCGCGCCGGAGCAAATCATCTGCCGCAGATTCAGCCCCAAAAAGATTTCCTCTTGGTAATGGCGGATTTCTTTATTTATCGGAATTTGCATATTACAACCCCATCATTTCATGGATAATTCGGTCGGAGCCTTTTATCAGCCCCACAAGTACGAGCATATTGAACACGGTTTCCGCAAGATAACTCCACACAATAGTGGTCGCTTCACCGCTGGTTACTGTCGGCGTACTGACAAACGCCGAGTAAATCACACAGGCCAGCACAATGACCGCACCCTCTAAGCACACGCCAACATAACTTTTCAAAAACGATATGCCCACGGATTGTGTGCTTTCCCCCGCAAAAGCCGCCAGCGGCAGCGGAGCCAGCGCTGTGTACATATACAAACGGAAGAAGCGGCCATACACGGTAAGGATCATTACAAAGGAAAGCACCGTAATGAACAAGCTGCCGAGAATCGTTACGAGCCATAGCGGTATGCTGGCGAGAAATCCCACATTTTCGATAGCGGTCTGCATTTCTGCGGGCAGCGACACCATAGCTTCTGAGATACCGCCCATGCTGTCGGCCATATCTGTGACGATGCCGTTACAGATGGAAAACACATTCAGCATAATGTCCATGCCGTATCCCACAAGCGCTTTTGCTGCCACAAAGCGGAGAAAGTAATGGATTGCAGCTTCGGGGCGTTTTAACTCGTGAAAATTCATTGTGTTTTTGCATAGCGATATAGCAAAGAACAGCACGACCAGTGCATAGCCAATGCCAACCATACCATTGTGCAGTGTCTGCATCACGCTCCACACTGCGCCACCCTTAAAAGTTTGGGGGCCGGTTGTCACCAGCCCCCATAACTCACCCAGCTTTCCATTCCATGTGCTGAACGCATTGTTTAGATTCTCGACAATCCAGTTTTGATTCAAGTTTTCACCTTCTTTCGTATTTTGATAACAGATGAGTAGTTGACTTGTGATAGCATTTGTGCTATCATAAGCATAAAGAAAAGGATTTGGAGTAGTTCAATGTACACAGTTGAATTTTACGGAAAGGCAGACGGAAATGAACTGCACCCCATTTGTTAGACAGTATGATATACTATCTAACAAGTGGGGTGTTTTGCTATGCCAAAAGGAGTACCAAACAAACGATATACGCCGGAATTCAAGAGAATGGTTGTAGAAACCATGGAAAAAGAACATCTGAGTATCCATGCAACGATGCAGGAATTCGGAATTAACGACCATAAAATTATAGAGCGTTGGGAACGCATTTATTTGGAAGAAGGGCCGGAAGGCTTGTCGGTTGAGCGACGGGGCCGCAGCAGCACTGGTCGGTCAAAGAAGCTGCCAAAAGAGGTAGAAGAAGATCTGCTGGCCGAAGTGCAGCGACTGCGTGCGGAGAACGATTACCTAAAAAACTTGCAAGCCTTGGTTTTGGAAGACGAGCGACGCCAGCGTAGAAAACACAGGTAGTTCAAAAGCTGAGGCAAAGACATTCTCTGGATATTCTTCTCTCAATCGCTCAACTACCCCGTGCCACTTTCTACTACCATCTGAAGCGGATGAACAGTGCAGATAAGTATAAAGCTGTCAAAGCGGAGATCACGGCCATCTACCACGAAAACAAAGGAAGATACGGCTATCGCCGCATTACAGCAGAACTTCACAAGCGCAATTTCCTCCTGAACCACAAGACTGTCCAGCGGCTTATGAAGGAGCTGGGTTTGGTTTGCCGTGTCAGGATGAAAAAATATCGTTCTTATAAGGGCGAAGTTGGTAAAATCGCACCAAATCTGTTAAACCGGGACTTCCGCGCCGAAAAGCCAAACCAGAAATGGGTCACCGATGTGACAGAGTTCAGTTTGTTTGGAGAGAAGCTCTATCTCTCGCCCATCCTTGATCTGTGCAGCAGCGATCTGGTCAGCTATACCATCTCCGACCGTCCTGTTCTGAGTATGGTTACGACTATGCTGGATAAGGCTTTTGAGAAGATACCGGATGGAACCGGGTTGATCCTTCATTCTGACCAGGGCTGGCAATACCAGCACAAGCAGTACCAGCGAATGCTCCAGAAGAAAGGTGTTCAGCAGAGCATGAGCCGGAAAGGCAACTGTCTGGACAACGCTGTGATAGAGAATTTCTTTGGCTTACTCAAAAGTGAACTGTTGTACTTACAAGAGTTTCAGTCCATGGAACACTTCAAGCAGGAACTCGTTGAATATCTGGATTACTACAACAACCGCAGAATCAAGGCAAAGCTAAAGGGCTTGCCGCCTGCAATTCACAGACAGCAAGCCCTTTCGGCTGCTTGAACAATTTTTGCTTCAAATTATTGTCTAACTTTTGGGGGGCACTTCAACTTAAGTAATCAGGGGCTTTTTGTATGCAAAAATGCCCTTTGTCTATGTGCTGGACAATGCGGTGGTCTGCAAGGTAAAATGCGTAGGAAGCGAAAAGCTGGCGGATTGTACCCCACCAGTATGCCAAGAAACCGAGGACGCAGAATGACCGGCAAAGAGTTTGAACAGATCATCCGCATAAGCTTCGAACGAAAAAAAGTTTACGAACTTGATAATCGACAAGAAGCTGTTCCGGAACTTTGCGCACGTCTATTGCAAAAGCGCAGTGCGCCCTGGCATGTTTTATTATAACTTAAAGAAAAAGACCGAAGTTGTAAAGCCCTTTTATGGCTTTTACTTCGGTCTTTCTTTTTTAGGGGATGTGCAACAGCCCCGTCCTGTTTTTCCGCTTGATGTGTATGCACCGAAAATCATTTTTCAAACAGATGCAGCAGATATCCGTAGCCCTCGGCTTCCATTTTTTCATAGGGGACGAAGCGCAGGGCCGCGCTGTTGATGCAGTAGCGCACGCCGTTGGGCGACTCCGGGTCGCCGGTGAACACGTGGCCGAGGTGGGAGTCTCCGGCGCGGCTTCTGACCTCCGTGCGGCGCATCCCGTGGCTCAGATCCTCTTTTTCCACTACGGCAGGGCCCTCAATGGGCTTTGTAAAGGCAGGCCAGCCGCAGCCGCTTTCGTACTTATCCGTGGAGGAAAAGAGCGGCTCACCGGTGACGACATCCACATAGATGCCCTTTTCAAATTTATCCCAGAACTCGCCTGTGAAAGCGCGCTCTGTGCCGCTTTCCTGCGTAACACGGTACTGCTCCGCCGTCAGCTTGTCCCGGATGGATTCCGCCGCGGGCTTCTGATAGTCGCCCGGATCGATGCGCAGCCGGGAAAACAGCTCCATCTCCGCGCGCGGGATGTGGCAGTAGCCGTTCGGGTTCTTTTCGAGGTAGTTCTGGTGGTACTCCTCGGCGGGGTAATAGTTCTTGAGTGGACCTGTCTCCACGAAGAACTTTTCACTGCGTCCCCGCTCGATCTCCGCGATGCGCTCCACCGTTTCCTTCGCGCTTTCGTTGGTGTAATAGACACCGGTCTGATACTGACTGCCCCGGTCGTTGCCCTGCTGGTTCTCCACCGTGGGGTCGATCACATAGAAGTAGGCCAGTAGCAGGGCGTCGAGACTCACCTGCCCGGGGTCATACTCCACCCGCACGGTCTCCCGGAAGCCGGTGTTCCCTTTGCAGACGGTCTTGTAATCGGCGTCCGCCCTGCAGGTGCCGTTGGCATAGCCGCTCTCGGCATCGATGACGCCGGGGATGGACTGCATCAGCTGTTCCATGCCCCAGAAGCAGCCGCCCGCCAGATATATGACATTTTCCGTGGTATCCATATACATGATTCCTTCACCGGACATATCAGAGGGCTGTCCGGTCATTTCCTTCTCGTCCGTTTTCTGCGGCATATTTTTCTGCCCGGAGGCGCAGCCGCTCAGCAGCAGTACCGCGGTGAGCAGAAGCGGCAATACTCTCCGATACATGGTGTATCCCTCCCTCCTGAGGAGATGAATCCGTTTGTCAGCCCACATCGGCGGCAAGAGCCTGGTCGATGAGCTTTTGCAGCGTCTCTGCCTGCTTCTTTTCCGTGAGGGCGCCTACGATGGGTTCACCCACGATATTGCCGTTGCGGTCAACCACGTAGGTGGTGGGATAGGCAAAGATGTTGGTGGTAAACTTTCCCGCCTCACCGTCGGAGTCAAAATACACATTCTGATAGGTGGCGCCCTTCTTGGCAAGCACATCCTTCGCCTCGGAAATTGCCGTTTCGTCGCCGTCCAGCGTGAAGGTGTTGACGCCGATGAGAGAGCCGCCCTTCTCCGCCAATTCCTTGTTCAGCGCATCCAGATCGGAAAGTTCGCCTACACAGGGATTGCAGGTGGTGAACCAGAAATTCACCACGGTGACGGCGTTGGCGGAGAACAGCTCGTCGCTCTTCACCGTGTTGCCGTCCAGATCTTTCCCTTCAAAGGCGGGGAACTTCTGCATACTGCCGTCGTCGGGAGGGTTGCTCGTGTCGCTGCCCGCGGGCATGCTCATATCGCCGTCCGTGGATTTCTGCATGATCTCGGGATACTTCTCTTCCAACTCGGTCAGCCTGTTTTCAATATTGCTGATCTCCGTGGCTGACTCCTTCAGCCACTCATACTCATTGTCGGCGAACTGCTCTTTAGCGGCCTCGATGGTATCCAGCAGGAAGTCGCCGTAGTTTTTCCCGTCCTCGACCATGGCCATGCCCTTGTCAGCCTTCATAAAGACCTTTTCCCACAGCTCGGTATTTTCCGACAGGATCGCGTTCTCCTGCTCCAGCAGCTCCTTGTGCAGGGTGAGCGCCTCCTCGGCGTTTTTCGGCTCGTCAGTCATGGCGGAGCCGTTGCCGCTCATGTCGCCCATCTTGTCATTGTTCTTCGTGCCGCAGGCCGCCAAGGCCAGCAACATCAGTACGGCAAAAGCCAGTGCAAAAATTCTCTTCTTGTTCATTTTGATTCCTCCATCGTTGTTTTCTTTGTTGTTTCTTTCCCGTTGCCGAAGCTGTAGCGGAAGCTCACGGCGTTCGTCGGACAGGCGCGGATGCACATCCCGCAGCGGATACACTCAGTATGGTTGGGCGTTTTCGTCACGTCCACATCCATCTTGCAGGCTCTGGCACATTTTCCGCAGGAGACGCACTTATTCTTGTCCACCTTCATCTGGAAGAGGGACACCCGGTTGAACAGCGCGTAGAATGCGCCAAGCGGGCAGAGCCACTTGCAGAAGGGACGGTAGAACAGCACGCTCAGCACGATCACCGACAGCAGAATGCTGAATTTCCATGTAAACAGCTTGCCCAGCGCCGCCCGGATGCCGGAATTGGCAAGGGACAGAGGAATGGCCCCCTCCAGCACGCCCTGTGGGCAGAGGTATTTACAAAAGAACGGATCACCCATGCCTACATCGTTCACAAGGAACGCCGGCAGCAGGAAGACCATCACCAGCAGTACAGCGTACTTGAGATAGGTCAGGGGCTTGAGTTTCTTTGTGGAGAGCTTCTTCGTCGGGATTTTATGCAGAAGTTCCTGAAACCAGCCGAAGGGACACAGAAAACCGCAGATAAAGCGTCCCAGCAGGACTCCCAGCAAAATGAGGAAACCTGTGATATAATAGGAAAAGCTGAACTTGGAAGACCCAACCACCGCCTGAAACGCACCGATGGGACAGGCACCGGAGGCCGCTGGGCAGGAGTAGCAGTTCAACCCCGGCACGCAGACGTTTTTCCCTGCGCCCTGATACAGGCCTCCTTTGAGGAAATTCGGCAGGTGCAGGTTGGTCAATAAGACTGCCCCCGCCTGTATCCAGCCCCGGAAGCGGGACAGGAGTTGTGACGCGCCCGAAGATTTCTTACCCAATGCCCACACACTCCAGACATAATTTAATTGCTTTGCTCAGCACCGTCGCCGTCTCGCCGCGCCATACGCC is a window encoding:
- a CDS encoding IS3 family transposase; translated protein: MAQLPRATFYYHLKRMNSADKYKAVKAEITAIYHENKGRYGYRRITAELHKRNFLLNHKTVQRLMKELGLVCRVRMKKYRSYKGEVGKIAPNLLNRDFRAEKPNQKWVTDVTEFSLFGEKLYLSPILDLCSSDLVSYTISDRPVLSMVTTMLDKAFEKIPDGTGLILHSDQGWQYQHKQYQRMLQKKGVQQSMSRKGNCLDNAVIENFFGLLKSELLYLQEFQSMEHFKQELVEYLDYYNNRRIKAKLKGLPPAIHRQQALSAA
- a CDS encoding CD1871A family CXXC motif-containing protein translates to MELSHVKKSAVQAALLVVGIAMLCFGVWRGETATVLSKAIKLCLECVGIG
- a CDS encoding TlpA family protein disulfide reductase — its product is MNKKRIFALAFAVLMLLALAACGTKNNDKMGDMSGNGSAMTDEPKNAEEALTLHKELLEQENAILSENTELWEKVFMKADKGMAMVEDGKNYGDFLLDTIEAAKEQFADNEYEWLKESATEISNIENRLTELEEKYPEIMQKSTDGDMSMPAGSDTSNPPDDGSMQKFPAFEGKDLDGNTVKSDELFSANAVTVVNFWFTTCNPCVGELSDLDALNKELAEKGGSLIGVNTFTLDGDETAISEAKDVLAKKGATYQNVYFDSDGEAGKFTTNIFAYPTTYVVDRNGNIVGEPIVGALTEKKQAETLQKLIDQALAADVG
- a CDS encoding PrgI family protein, producing the protein MQIPINKEIRHYQEEIFLGLNLRQMICSGAAIAVAVAVYLGLTPLLGHETAGWICIVAAAPIAAAGFFTYDCLTFEKFLLVVIDSTIIRNDWRLWKTENKYCKKKKGDKH
- a CDS encoding helix-turn-helix domain-containing protein codes for the protein MPKGVPNKRYTPEFKRMVVETMEKEHLSIHATMQEFGINDHKIIERWERIYLEEGPEGLSVERRGRSSTGRSKKLPKEVEEDLLAEVQRLRAENDYLKNLQALVLEDERRQRRKHR
- the msrB gene encoding peptide-methionine (R)-S-oxide reductase MsrB translates to MYRRVLPLLLTAVLLLSGCASGQKNMPQKTDEKEMTGQPSDMSGEGIMYMDTTENVIYLAGGCFWGMEQLMQSIPGVIDAESGYANGTCRADADYKTVCKGNTGFRETVRVEYDPGQVSLDALLLAYFYVIDPTVENQQGNDRGSQYQTGVYYTNESAKETVERIAEIERGRSEKFFVETGPLKNYYPAEEYHQNYLEKNPNGYCHIPRAEMELFSRLRIDPGDYQKPAAESIRDKLTAEQYRVTQESGTERAFTGEFWDKFEKGIYVDVVTGEPLFSSTDKYESGCGWPAFTKPIEGPAVVEKEDLSHGMRRTEVRSRAGDSHLGHVFTGDPESPNGVRYCINSAALRFVPYEKMEAEGYGYLLHLFEK
- a CDS encoding 4Fe-4S binding protein, which translates into the protein MGKKSSGASQLLSRFRGWIQAGAVLLTNLHLPNFLKGGLYQGAGKNVCVPGLNCYSCPAASGACPIGAFQAVVGSSKFSFSYYITGFLILLGVLLGRFICGFLCPFGWFQELLHKIPTKKLSTKKLKPLTYLKYAVLLVMVFLLPAFLVNDVGMGDPFFCKYLCPQGVLEGAIPLSLANSGIRAALGKLFTWKFSILLSVIVLSVLFYRPFCKWLCPLGAFYALFNRVSLFQMKVDKNKCVSCGKCARACKMDVDVTKTPNHTECIRCGMCIRACPTNAVSFRYSFGNGKETTKKTTMEESK